Proteins from a genomic interval of Ornithodoros turicata isolate Travis unplaced genomic scaffold, ASM3712646v1 Chromosome12, whole genome shotgun sequence:
- the LOC135371714 gene encoding uncharacterized protein LOC135371714: MSDATAATVASTFLSTWVARFGAPAVVTTDRGAQFEARLFAAFLQLLGTRRNRTTSYHPASNGMVERLHRQLKGAIMAHEDTAHWSSVLPVVLLGIRASVNSDLGCSAAELVYGTTLRLPADFFDVTEVSTPPGTYVDTLRRAFANVRPASPRVPSPRSSFVPQQLSSASHVFMRRDRIRRPLEQPYTGPHPVLRRSDKFFTISVDGKTETVSLDRFKPAFVEPPEPQ, from the coding sequence ATGTCCGACGCCACCGCCGCCACTGTCGCCTCGACCTTCCTTTCGACCTGGGTTGCCCGTTTCGGAGCCCCAGCTGTCGTCACCACGGACCGTGGCGCCCAGTTCGAAGCGAGGCTTTTTGCCGCTTTCCTCCAACTCCTGGGCACGCGACGGAATCGCACCACATCCTACCATCCGGCCTCTAACGGTATGGTAGAACGCCTGCATCGCCAGTTAAAGGGTGCCATCATGGCCCACGAGGACACCGCCCACTGGTCATCTGTCTTGCCCGTCGTCCTCCTCGGCATCCGCGCATCCGTCAACTCCGACCTCGGCTGCAGCGCGGCCGAACTGGTGTACGGCACTACCCTCAGGCTCCCGGCTGACTTCTTTGACGTAACAGAGGTCTCCACTCCCCCCGGAACTTACGTCGACACGCTTCGTCGCGCTTTCGCAAACGTCCGTCCTGCCTCACCTCGTGTTCCCTCGCCCAGATCCTCCTTTGTCCCCCAGCAGCTGTCTTCTGCCTCGCATGTCTTCATGCGCCGTGACAGGATCCGCCGCCCGCTTGAGCAACCTTACACCGGCCCTCACCCCGTTCTCCGGCGTTCGGACAAGTTTTTTACCATCTCGGTTGATGGCAAAACAGAAACCGTGAGCCTGGACAGATTCAAGCCAGCCTTTGTGGAGCCACCCGAGCCCCAGTAG
- the LOC135371713 gene encoding uncharacterized protein K02A2.6-like, with the protein MILVVVDSHSGWIEPIPVKSATAEVTVVHLRDICARFGLPTCIVTDNGITFTGAAFQEFVKRNGIRHMRTASYHPQPNGLAERAVRSVKKALKQLTDGPLEILLQRWLHNHRRAPSAAHAGMAPAEMLFNFLPRSRLDIIKAHLLKNQKATQQDVDSRLKPGAPVYVRKQCDRPGWMPGILLEGLGSRIAKVQTAQGIVTRHLDQMRTQIPRLPKVVQPTHPTRPTQPMAPQMTHRSRQKPMDIDIRSDRDTGHITDHFSWVGKSAAYAE; encoded by the coding sequence ATGATATTAGTCGTCGTTGATAGTCATTCTGGCTGGATAGAGCCTATCCCGGTAAAATCAGCAACTGCAGAAGTGACCGTTGTTCATCTCCGGGACATATGTGCCCGCTTCGGACTACCAACGTGCATCGTAACTGACAACGGCATCACATTCACAGGTGCGGCCTTCCAAGAATTCGTAAAGAGAAATGGGATTCGCCACATGCGAACAGCTTCTTATCATCCGCAGCCAAACGGACTTGCAGAACGGGCTGTTAGAAGCGTAAAAAAAGCTCTTAAGCAGCTGACGGACGGACCACTGGAAATCCTGCTCCAACGCTGGTTACATAACCACAGAAGGGCACCATCAGCTGCCCATGCGGGAATGGCTCCTGCGGAAATGTTATTCAATTTTCTGCCACGTAGTCGCTTGGATATAATCAAGGCCCATCTACTCAAAAACCAAAAGGCAACCCAGCAAGACGTGGACAGTCGTTTGAAACCTGGAGCACCTGTCTACGTGCGCAAACAATGCGATCGGCCAGGATGGATGCCGGGTATCCTGCTTGAAGGACTAGGAAGTCGCATCGCTAAAGTGCAAACGGCCCAAGGTATTGTCACACGCCACCTTGACCAGATGCGGACCCAGATACCGCGGTTACCGAAAGTGGTACAGCCCACGCATCCGACCCGTCCAACGCAGCCCATGGCGCCACAGATGACACATCGGAGCCGACAGAAACCGATGGACATCGATATTCGCTCCGACCGCGACACAGGTCACATCACTGACCACTTTTCATGGGTGGGAAAGAGTGCTGCGTACGCCGAATAG
- the LOC135371712 gene encoding uncharacterized protein K02A2.6-like encodes MTPPAAGTAAVAAPVPNLPPPSCMNVNAADLYTEYKLWMEGYENYEIASGLINADDKVRRATLLHCIGPEVRRILSNIPGERTKYKETKKALDEYYTPKKNIVLERHKFRNREQRPDEPVSAFVNALRELAKSCNFGSLEDEMIRDQLVEKCSSKALQDRLLTAEDLTLKSALEIAQRHETAVVDSKTLTQETPVQHVKTHKKRYGNGHKKKKEQSHNQCYRCGGVNHTDDECGAKSLKCHKCNDIGHLARMCELVTKKKLQKKGNNPPAAPKSRKVHQVEAQLSEDDDDEDSSYTYFVGGSCHETVMVDSKPVKVVIDTGTKHNLMPEKLFRRLYKNHKELFDTKMKFYAYGQEKPLQCTGYFMSRITWNDKTEVHKIYVIKECGEFLFGSKSSFELGILLKPSTVQAVKAHTVPTSESTRVQPIQKLVQDNENLFQGLGTIKNYHHVVTVDKTVAPVAQRLRRIPYALKEAVSQEIENMLELGIIEESKEGSPWVSNILVVPKENTEEIRLCVDLREVNKCVIRQRHPVPTIDGLLGEMNGAKVFAKLDLKRGFWQVEIAPESRYLTTFITHHGCYQFRKVPFGLSSAPEAFQQAMDMILRGLDGVVWYLDDIIVHGTNDDELTQRLKNVFARFQEYGVKLNKRKCLFGVPSVNILGHVVSKDGIKPDPQKIQAIVDAPQPKNVDELKSFLGTCNFVRKFVPGYAMLAEPLHNLTKKSVPWEWTETVDQAFEHLKLKLAEQPCLAFYDLEAETEVITDASPVGIGGILMQRQKDGSMKPIAYASRSLTDTERRYSQIEREALGCVWAIEHFHIYLWGRSFILTTDHKPLIYMLNSEKAVNLPPRVRRLSWRLLPYSYKIQFIKGQENIADMLSRLPLPGMQGSTYAEEYVSRICSTQSEELKAVTLQELQKASCDDKEIKIIQRVVITGKWPVQSSSEILHFKKLADELSVFENLLLRGERVVVPRKLRKRVLQVAHEVHQGIVRTKQILRQRFYWTNMDSDVQELLRSCTACTLNQPLKADYPFQTVELPPEPWTKLGMDLVGPIGSDFILTVIDYYSSFPEAFVMRDTSSSSIKVRLRTLFSRMGYPSEIVTDNGRQFISHEMEEFFSCCGIKHIRCSPYYPQSNGKIERFHRYLKKQLSCATAENKDWKTAL; translated from the coding sequence ATGACACCTCCGGCCGCTGGTACAGCAGCAGTTGCTGCTCCTGTTCCGAATTTGCCACCACCGTCATGCATGAACGTCAATGCAGCTGATCTATATACCGAATACAAGCTGTGGATGGAAGGATACGAAAACTATGAGATAGCCAGTGGTCTAATCAACGCCGACGACAAAGTAAGGAGGGCGACGCTGCTTCACTGCATTGGACCAGAAGTCAGAAGAATCCTGTCGAACATTCCTGGAGAAAGGACGAAGTACAAGGAAACCAAAAAGGCACTGGACGAATACTACACGCCCAAAAAGAACATCGTTCTTGAGCGACACAAGTTTAGAAACCGAGAACAGCGACCGGATGAGCCTGTAAGTGCATTTGTAAACGCACTTCGAGAACTGGCAAAATCTTGTAATTTCGGTTCGCTTGAAGACGAAATGATAAGAGATCAACTTGTGGAGAAATGTTCGTCCAAGGCGCTTCAGGACAGGCTCCTTACTGCAGAAGATTTAACTCTAAAGAGTGCACTTGAAATCGCCCAACGCCATGAAACAGCCGTTGTTGACAGCAAGACACTGACGCAGGAAACACCGGTGCAGCACGTCAAAACGCACAAGAAACGGTACGGAAACGGtcacaagaagaagaaagaacagaGCCACAACCAATGCTACCGCTGCGGTGGAGTAAATCATACTGACGATGAATGTGGTGCAAAGTCACTGAAATGCCATAAGTGCAATGATATTGGACATTTGGCCAGAATGTGTGAACTAGTGACAAAGAAAAAGCTCCAGAAGAAGGGCAACAATCCGCCCGCTGCTCCCAAGTCTCGCAAGGTTCACCAAGTTGAGGCACAACTCAGcgaagatgacgatgatgaagACTCGTCCTACACATACTTTGTGGGTGGATCCTGCCACGAAACTGTGATGGTAGATAGTAAGCCAGTAAAGGTCGTCATAGATACTGGAACGAAGCACAACTTGATGCCAGAGAAACTGTTTCGTCGGTTGTACAAGAACCACAAAGAACTGTTTGACACAAAAATGAAGTTTTACGCCTACGGACAGGAGAAGCCTCTACAATGCACAGGATATTTCATGTCTCGTATAACATGGAATGACAAGACAGAAGTCCACAAGATTTACGTCATTAAGGAGTGCGGAGAGTTCTTGTTCGGAAGCAAGTCTTCATTTGAACTGGGCATTTTGCTGAAACCCAGCACAGTTCAAGCAGTTAAAGCACACACAGTGCCGACATCTGAAAGTACAAGGGTGCAGCCTATTCAAAAGCTGGTTCAAGACAACGAGAACCTTTTCCAAGGCCTTGGCACCATAAAGAACTACCACCATGTGGTTACTGTAGACAAGACAGTTGCACCCGTTGCACAGCGTCTGAGAAGAATCCCTTATGCTCTGAAAGAGGCAGTGAGCCAGGAGATAGAGAATATGCTCGAACTTGGCATTATTGAGGAATCCAAAGAAGGCTCACCATGGGTTTCAAACATTCTGGTGGTACCCAAAGAAAACACGGAGGAAATACGACTGTGTGTCGATTTAAGAGAAGTCAACAAGTGCGTCATTCGTCAAAGACACCCCGTGCCAACAATTGACGGTCTACTTGGAGAAATGAATGGAGCCAAAGTGTTTGCGAAACTGGATTTGAAGAGAGGATTTTGGCAAGTTGAGATTGCACCTGAGTCAAGATATCTAACTACATTTATTACTCATCATGGATGTTACCAATTCAGGAAAGTTCCATTTGGACTATCCAGTGCACCAGAAGCCTTCCAGCAGGCAATGGACATGATTCTGCGTGGGCTGGATGGCGTTGTGTGGTACTTAGATGATATCATTGTGCATGGAACTAATGACGACGAGCTCACACAAAGGCTAAAGAATGTCTTTGCTCGTTTTCAAGAATATGGTGTGAAACTGAACAAAAGAAAATGCTTGTTTGGAGTACCCAGCGTAAACATCTTGGGACATGTTGTCTCAAAAGATGGCATTAAGCCAGACCCGCAGAAGATACAAGCCATAGTGGACGCTCCCCAGCCTAAGAATGTTGATGAGCTGAAATCGTTTCTGGGAACGTGCAACTTTGTGAGAAAATTTGTTCCTGGTTATGCTATGTTAGCCGAGCCACTGCATAACTTGACAAAGAAGTCAGTGCCGTGGGAGTGGACTGAAACCGTTGACCAGGCATTCGAACATTTGAAACTCAAGCTAGCAGAGCAACCTTGTTTGGCTTTCTACGACTTGGAGGCCGAAACTGAAGTAATCACTGACGCGAGCCCTGTTGGAATAGGAGGAATCCTCATGCAACGTCAGAAGGATGGTTCTATGAAACCAATTGCATATGCTAGCAGGTCACTGACGGACACGGAAAGGAGGTATTCCCAAATTGAAAGAGAAGCCCTTGGATGTGTGTGGGCTATAGAGCATTTTCACATCTATCTGTGGGGACGATCGTTTATCCTAACTACAGATCACAAGCCCCTGATCTATATGCTGAACTCTGAAAAAGCAGTCAACCTTCCACCAAGGGTACGTCGATTGAGTTGGCGACTTCTGCCGTACTCGTACAAGATACAGTTTATCAAAGGCCAAGAGAACATAGCGGACATGCTGTCACGTTTGCCTCTACCAGGCATGCAAGGAAGTACGTATGCAGAAGAATACGTCAGCCGAATTTGTTCAACTCAGAGTGAAGAACTCAAAGCAGTCACACTGCAAGAGCTCCAAAAGGCATCCTGCGACGACAAAGAAATCAAGATAATTCAAAGAGTAGTAATAACAGGAAAATGGCCTGTGCAGAGTTCCTCTGAGATCTTGCATTTCAAGAAACTTGCAGATGAACTTtcggtattcgaaaatttgCTGTTGCGTGGAGAGCGAGTGGTCGTGCCACGAAAACTTCGAAAGAGAGTGCTTCAAGTTGCTCATGAAGTACACCAAGGCATAGTTCGCACAAAACAAATTCTCCGACAACGCTTCTACTGGACAAACATGGACTCTGATGTGCAGGAGCTGCTTCGCAGTTGTACTGCTTGCACACTGAATCAGCCATTGAAAGCTGATTATCCCTTTCAAACAGTAGAACTTCCCCCTGAGCCCTGGACAAAGCTGGGAATGGACTTAGTTGGTCCCATTGGATCAGATTTCATCCTCACTGTAATCGACTATTACTCTTCTTTTCCAGAAGCATTTGTTATGAGAGACACTTCGTCTTCTAGCATCAAGGTGCGGTTGCGCACACTGTTTTCTAGGATGGGGTATCCGTCTGAAATTGTAACTGACAATGGAAGACAGTTTATCAGCCACGAAATGGAAGAGTTTTTCTCCTGCTGCGGTATTAAGCATATCCGATGTTCACCTTATTATCCACAGAGCAACGGTAAGATAGAGCGATTCCACCGATACCTAAAGAAACAACTAAGCTGCGCTACTGCAGAGAACAAGGATTGGAAGACAGCTCTCTGA